One window from the genome of Metabacillus flavus encodes:
- a CDS encoding flagellar biosynthetic protein FliO — protein MQKKIKLTTAALIFLVAVFSPFHSNTFAAAEKDGTVQDYLQQEEKTADPEKKSEKSVPSPQEENKPGVTGWDFIKMIFATVFVVGLIYILFRIVSSRNKLVKPMTYLQTLGGTSLGQNRSIQLVKAGDEILLIGVGDSIQLLKVIENEDEVERIVRQYEEKGVDLQGAKTLLSKAAHSIGVKAEGKNRSSFKQALQKQLEELGSERKQKEQEWIRKGNGRNE, from the coding sequence GTGCAGAAAAAGATTAAATTAACAACAGCCGCACTTATTTTCCTTGTCGCTGTATTTTCTCCTTTTCACAGTAATACTTTTGCGGCAGCCGAAAAAGACGGCACGGTCCAGGATTACCTTCAGCAAGAGGAGAAAACTGCTGATCCGGAGAAAAAAAGCGAGAAATCTGTCCCCTCTCCCCAGGAAGAAAATAAACCTGGGGTTACTGGGTGGGACTTCATAAAAATGATTTTTGCAACAGTTTTCGTAGTCGGTCTGATCTATATCCTTTTCCGAATTGTTTCATCAAGAAATAAGCTGGTAAAACCGATGACGTATCTTCAGACTCTTGGAGGGACTTCTCTTGGTCAAAACCGCTCCATTCAGCTTGTAAAGGCTGGAGATGAGATTCTTCTTATTGGGGTGGGGGATTCCATTCAGCTTCTTAAAGTGATTGAAAACGAAGACGAAGTGGAACGGATTGTCCGTCAGTACGAAGAAAAAGGTGTGGATTTGCAGGGAGCAAAGACTTTATTATCTAAGGCAGCTCACTCGATCGGAGTCAAAGCTGAAGGGAAGAACCGTTCCTCCTTTAAGCAAGCCCTTCAAAAGCAGCTTGAAGAGCTTGGATCAGAAAGAAAGCAAAAGGAACAAGAGTGGATCAGGAAAGGGAATGGAAGAAATGAATGA
- the flhB gene encoding flagellar biosynthesis protein FlhB: MQLVKLDIQFFSGEKTEKATPKKRQDSRKKGQVAKSADVNMAVNLLAVFFTLMVAGAFYRDRLIGFVRGSINDYMMLEVTEKSVQNLLGSVTMEAAILLAPVMGAALAAGIISNYMQVGFLFSTESIQPKLEKIDPLKGFKRIYSIRALVEFLKSILKILFTGGVTAAVIWLRLGDILRLPYLTVEQSLQFLGGLTVQMGLAAGGALLFLSLLDYLYQKYDFEKNIRMSKQDIKDEYKKSEGDPLIKSKIKQKQREMAMRRMMQDVPDADVIITNPTHFAIALKYDESKMDAPFVVAKGADLVAQKIKEIAKSHDIAAVENKPLARALFAQVEIGQAVPEEFFKTIAEILAYIYRLKNKM; encoded by the coding sequence ATGCAGCTAGTTAAACTTGATATCCAATTTTTTTCCGGTGAAAAAACAGAAAAAGCCACTCCGAAAAAAAGGCAGGATTCAAGGAAAAAAGGACAGGTTGCCAAAAGTGCCGATGTCAATATGGCGGTAAATTTGCTTGCCGTATTTTTCACCCTTATGGTAGCCGGAGCATTTTACCGGGATCGTCTCATAGGTTTTGTACGCGGCAGCATAAATGACTATATGATGCTCGAAGTTACTGAGAAAAGTGTTCAAAATCTGCTGGGATCTGTAACCATGGAAGCGGCCATTTTGCTTGCTCCAGTTATGGGAGCCGCCCTTGCTGCAGGTATAATCAGCAACTATATGCAGGTCGGGTTTCTTTTTTCAACGGAAAGCATCCAGCCCAAACTGGAAAAAATAGATCCTCTTAAAGGTTTTAAACGAATCTACTCAATCAGGGCTTTAGTAGAATTTCTTAAATCGATTTTAAAGATCCTTTTTACAGGAGGAGTTACCGCAGCAGTAATATGGCTGAGACTTGGCGACATCCTGCGATTGCCATACTTGACAGTGGAACAGTCTCTTCAATTTCTAGGAGGCTTGACCGTACAGATGGGCCTGGCGGCGGGAGGAGCTCTTTTATTTCTTTCTTTATTGGATTATTTGTATCAGAAATACGATTTTGAGAAAAATATCCGGATGTCAAAACAGGACATTAAGGATGAATATAAAAAATCCGAAGGCGACCCGCTCATTAAATCGAAAATTAAGCAAAAGCAAAGAGAGATGGCCATGCGGAGGATGATGCAGGATGTTCCAGACGCAGATGTAATTATTACGAATCCGACCCATTTTGCGATTGCGCTGAAATACGATGAATCAAAGATGGATGCCCCCTTTGTGGTAGCTAAAGGCGCGGACCTTGTTGCACAAAAGATTAAAGAAATCGCAAAAAGCCACGACATAGCAGCAGTTGAAAACAAGCCTCTGGCAAGAGCTCTATTTGCACAGGTAGAAATCGGACAAGCAGTTCCTGAAGAGTTTTTCAAAACCATTGCAGAAATACTGGCCTATATTTACAGGCTTAAAAATAAAATGTAA
- the flhF gene encoding flagellar biosynthesis protein FlhF, with the protein MKVKKYTADTMQEAMKRVKEDLGQDAVILHSKAVEKGGFLGLFTKKQIEVFAAADPDTEEQTKPVQKENAAPLMPGEKDQLLGKDLRDGKLEYRKIASGGSSLKLPEPIEVIYKELEEQEIGSEILDDTVQELLTFWFQSKDHQNEEACRKEAGQILINGLRDLPFNGMEYQSRFIVIAGPTGVGKTTTIAKLAADCLINRQKSVAFITTDTYRISAIDQLKTYAKILDIQIEVCYNREDFEEAKKKFEQMDHVFVDTAGRNYKNGQYIQDLHSLIGMDQDMDIFLTLSATSKKKDMRDIIEQFEPLQINKLIFTKLDETDTFGALYEAAKLSNKGIACITAGQNVPDDLLPAKETLLVDMILGGKHERSG; encoded by the coding sequence ATGAAGGTAAAAAAATATACAGCAGACACGATGCAGGAAGCCATGAAAAGAGTGAAGGAAGATCTCGGGCAGGATGCGGTGATTCTCCATTCAAAAGCGGTAGAAAAAGGCGGGTTCCTTGGCTTATTTACAAAAAAGCAAATTGAAGTGTTCGCTGCTGCAGATCCTGATACAGAGGAGCAGACAAAGCCGGTTCAAAAAGAAAATGCTGCCCCTTTAATGCCAGGGGAGAAAGATCAGCTGCTTGGCAAAGACCTTCGGGATGGGAAGCTGGAGTACCGCAAAATTGCATCAGGAGGCTCCTCATTAAAACTTCCTGAACCCATTGAAGTTATTTACAAGGAATTGGAGGAACAGGAAATCGGCTCTGAGATTCTGGATGACACAGTCCAGGAGCTTCTAACATTTTGGTTCCAGTCAAAGGATCATCAAAATGAAGAGGCATGCCGCAAAGAGGCGGGTCAAATTCTGATCAATGGACTGAGAGATTTGCCTTTTAACGGAATGGAGTATCAAAGCCGGTTTATCGTGATTGCAGGACCCACAGGTGTCGGTAAAACGACGACCATTGCGAAGCTTGCAGCCGATTGCTTAATTAACAGACAGAAATCGGTTGCGTTTATTACGACAGATACGTATCGTATTTCAGCGATCGACCAGCTGAAAACCTATGCGAAAATTCTGGATATCCAAATCGAAGTTTGCTATAACCGGGAAGATTTTGAAGAGGCAAAAAAGAAATTCGAACAAATGGATCATGTTTTTGTTGATACTGCCGGCAGAAATTATAAGAACGGCCAATACATTCAAGATTTACACTCGTTAATTGGTATGGATCAGGATATGGACATCTTTTTAACGCTATCAGCAACATCAAAGAAAAAAGACATGCGAGATATTATCGAGCAATTTGAACCCCTGCAAATAAATAAGCTGATTTTTACAAAGCTTGATGAAACAGATACATTCGGTGCATTATATGAAGCTGCAAAATTATCAAACAAGGGCATTGCCTGCATCACGGCCGGCCAGAATGTTCCTGATGATCTATTACCAGCTAAAGAAACTTTACTAGTTGATATGATTCTGGGGGGCAAGCATGAACGATCAGGCTGA
- the fliP gene encoding flagellar type III secretion system pore protein FliP (The bacterial flagellar biogenesis protein FliP forms a type III secretion system (T3SS)-type pore required for flagellar assembly.) has product MNELMGILGSGEAESVSTSVQLLLLLTVLSLAPSILILFTCFTRIVIVLSFVRTSLATQQMPPNQVLIGLSLFLTFFIMGPVLSEANEQALTPLLEEKITLEQAYVKAEKPFKEFMSKHTRQKDLELFLNYANIEKPKTVDDIPITALVPAYAISEIKTAFQIGFMIFIPFLVIDMVVASILMSMGMMMLPPVMISLPFKILLFVLVDGWYLVIKSLLQSF; this is encoded by the coding sequence ATGAATGAGCTTATGGGGATATTGGGTTCAGGGGAAGCCGAAAGTGTAAGCACCTCCGTTCAGCTGCTGCTATTGCTGACCGTTTTGTCTCTGGCGCCAAGCATATTAATCCTGTTTACGTGCTTTACAAGGATTGTAATTGTCCTGTCTTTTGTCAGAACCTCCCTTGCAACACAGCAAATGCCTCCAAATCAAGTGCTTATTGGACTTTCCCTGTTTTTAACTTTTTTTATTATGGGTCCTGTTTTATCTGAGGCAAATGAGCAGGCGCTCACTCCATTGCTGGAAGAGAAGATCACGCTTGAACAAGCGTATGTGAAAGCAGAAAAACCCTTTAAGGAATTCATGAGCAAACATACAAGACAAAAAGACCTGGAATTGTTCTTAAATTATGCAAATATCGAAAAACCTAAAACAGTAGATGACATCCCCATTACAGCCCTGGTTCCGGCCTACGCCATTAGTGAAATTAAAACAGCCTTTCAAATCGGTTTTATGATCTTCATCCCATTCCTTGTCATTGACATGGTCGTAGCAAGTATTTTGATGTCGATGGGGATGATGATGCTCCCTCCGGTTATGATTTCCCTGCCATTTAAAATTTTGCTGTTTGTACTCGTTGATGGCTGGTATTTGGTGATAAAGTCATTGCTTCAAAGTTTCTAA
- the fliY gene encoding flagellar motor switch phosphatase FliY yields the protein MGSNEMLSQDEIDALLKGTGLEEEATKVNEVSDYLDDMEADALGEIGNISFGSSATALSTLLNQKVEITTPEVSIIEKNKLPHEFPQPYVAIEVTYTEGFSGSNLLVIEQNDAAIIADLMIGGDGTNPDPSLGDIHISAVQEAMNQMMGSAATSMSTIFNKKVDISPPKLELLNINAGEGTDAIPDSELIIKVSFRLKVGNLIDSSIMQVLPLQFAKDLIFELMNPPAPPEPKVQMPAPEKEPVHQSASRDAYQDNTNQQAAPAYNPPQPEYEVKPAEFASFEPVQSANGERRNLDLLMDIPLQVTVELGRTKRSIKEILELSSGSIIELDKLAGEPVDILINRKIVAKGEVVVIDENFGVRVTDIISQQDRLNKLK from the coding sequence ATGGGGAGTAATGAAATGCTATCACAAGATGAAATCGATGCATTGCTGAAAGGTACCGGATTAGAAGAAGAAGCTACGAAGGTAAATGAAGTTTCAGATTACCTTGATGACATGGAAGCTGATGCGCTCGGCGAAATTGGAAATATTTCATTTGGGAGCTCGGCTACCGCTTTATCCACTCTGCTCAATCAAAAAGTAGAAATCACAACACCGGAAGTTTCAATTATTGAAAAAAACAAGCTCCCGCATGAATTTCCCCAGCCATATGTGGCGATCGAAGTCACTTATACTGAAGGGTTTTCAGGCAGTAACCTGCTTGTAATTGAACAAAATGATGCGGCGATTATTGCGGACCTGATGATCGGAGGAGATGGAACGAATCCAGATCCCTCGTTAGGCGATATTCATATCAGTGCGGTTCAGGAAGCCATGAATCAAATGATGGGTTCGGCTGCGACAAGCATGTCTACGATTTTCAATAAAAAAGTGGATATCAGTCCTCCTAAACTGGAATTACTTAATATCAATGCAGGAGAGGGCACGGATGCCATTCCTGATTCAGAATTAATCATTAAGGTTTCTTTCCGGCTTAAGGTTGGCAATTTGATTGACTCTAGCATTATGCAGGTTCTTCCTCTGCAATTTGCAAAAGACCTTATTTTTGAATTGATGAATCCTCCGGCGCCGCCTGAACCGAAAGTGCAGATGCCGGCTCCAGAAAAAGAGCCTGTGCATCAGTCTGCCAGCAGAGATGCTTATCAGGATAATACTAACCAGCAGGCAGCGCCTGCATACAATCCGCCTCAGCCTGAATATGAAGTAAAGCCTGCAGAATTTGCAAGCTTTGAGCCGGTGCAATCTGCTAATGGCGAGCGCAGGAATCTGGACTTGCTGATGGACATCCCTCTGCAGGTAACGGTTGAGCTTGGACGTACAAAGCGGTCCATTAAAGAAATCCTGGAGCTGTCTTCAGGCTCCATCATTGAGCTTGATAAACTTGCAGGCGAGCCAGTAGACATACTAATTAACCGCAAAATAGTAGCAAAAGGCGAAGTTGTTGTCATTGACGAGAACTTTGGAGTTCGAGTAACAGACATAATCAGCCAGCAAGACAGACTAAATAAACTTAAGTAA
- the flhA gene encoding flagellar biosynthesis protein FlhA, with the protein MSTRDLSVLFSVVLIVAMLIIPFPTWLLSLLIICNISLALLVLLTTMNMREPLEFSIFPSLLLLLTLFRLGLNVSTTRAILSNGEGGKVVETFGTFVVGGNVLVGFVVFIILVIIQFVVITKGSERVSEVAARFTLDAMPGKQMSIDADLNAGMISEQEARIRREKVGNEADFYGAMDGASKFVKGDAIAGIIIVIINLIFGMIVGVVQQGMPFAEAASHFTMLSVGDGIVSQIPALLISTATGIVVTRAASEGNLGGDISKQLFAYPQMMYVAAGSMLMLGLFTPIGLLVTAPIGGALALGAYVMQQSQKKLKEVPESELDLQPDPEEMKSPESIVQLLSMDPIEFEFGYGLIPLADSSQGGDLLDRIVMIRRQLAIELGIVIPVVRIRDNIQLQPNEYRLKIKGSEAARGDLLLEHYLAMAPGADEDAIEGIDTIEPSFGLPAKWISEAMKDQAELYGYTVVDPPSVVSTHITETIKKHASELLGRQETKQLIDHLKEAYPILVEEVTPSPLSIGDIQKVLSNLLKENVSIRNLPIIFETLADYGKMTSDSDILTEYARQALAKQITQSFAGEGQVLKVVTLSGRVEKLVAEGVQQTEHGNYLSLDPSVSQSIIESVAKEIEMLSLEGHSPVLLCSPAVRMYVKQLLERYFPAVPVLSYNELESNVEVQSVGVVNVA; encoded by the coding sequence ATGTCAACAAGAGATTTATCCGTACTTTTTAGCGTTGTGCTCATTGTCGCCATGCTGATCATCCCGTTTCCAACATGGCTGTTGAGCCTTTTGATTATTTGCAATATCTCTCTGGCACTGCTGGTGCTCCTAACAACCATGAATATGAGAGAGCCTCTTGAGTTTTCCATATTTCCTTCTTTGCTTTTGCTCTTAACTCTTTTTAGACTCGGGCTTAATGTTTCCACGACGAGAGCAATTCTTTCAAATGGAGAAGGGGGAAAAGTAGTCGAGACCTTCGGAACATTTGTAGTCGGGGGAAACGTTCTTGTAGGGTTTGTCGTGTTTATTATCTTGGTGATTATCCAATTCGTCGTTATTACAAAGGGCTCTGAGCGTGTTTCCGAAGTTGCAGCCCGCTTCACGCTGGATGCCATGCCTGGTAAGCAAATGAGTATTGACGCTGATTTAAATGCAGGGATGATATCTGAGCAGGAAGCGAGAATCCGCAGAGAAAAGGTTGGAAATGAAGCGGACTTTTATGGAGCAATGGATGGAGCGAGCAAGTTCGTAAAAGGGGACGCTATTGCGGGAATCATCATTGTAATTATTAACTTGATCTTCGGTATGATTGTTGGCGTTGTTCAGCAGGGAATGCCTTTTGCCGAGGCAGCAAGCCATTTTACGATGCTATCTGTAGGGGATGGAATTGTCAGCCAAATTCCGGCACTTCTGATTTCCACTGCTACAGGAATCGTAGTTACGAGAGCAGCATCTGAAGGAAATCTTGGAGGAGACATCAGCAAACAGCTTTTTGCCTATCCGCAAATGATGTATGTGGCAGCAGGGTCCATGCTGATGCTCGGTCTTTTTACTCCAATTGGTCTCCTGGTGACTGCTCCGATCGGCGGAGCTCTTGCCCTCGGAGCCTATGTTATGCAGCAGAGTCAGAAAAAGCTGAAAGAGGTACCTGAATCAGAGCTTGATCTGCAGCCTGATCCAGAAGAAATGAAAAGTCCGGAGAGCATCGTTCAGCTTCTTAGCATGGATCCAATAGAGTTTGAGTTTGGATATGGATTGATTCCTCTTGCTGACAGCTCGCAGGGAGGAGATTTGCTTGATCGAATCGTGATGATCAGGAGACAGCTAGCGATCGAGCTTGGCATAGTCATTCCGGTTGTAAGAATAAGAGACAACATCCAGCTGCAGCCAAATGAATACAGGCTGAAAATCAAAGGAAGCGAAGCAGCCAGAGGAGATCTTCTGCTCGAGCACTATCTTGCGATGGCTCCAGGGGCGGATGAAGATGCGATAGAAGGAATTGATACGATTGAGCCTTCCTTCGGTCTTCCTGCAAAATGGATCTCTGAAGCGATGAAAGATCAGGCAGAACTTTATGGATATACAGTCGTGGACCCGCCGTCCGTCGTCTCCACACATATTACAGAAACCATTAAAAAACATGCGTCTGAGCTATTGGGAAGACAGGAAACAAAGCAGCTCATTGACCATTTAAAAGAAGCGTACCCGATATTAGTAGAAGAAGTGACGCCTTCACCGCTATCAATTGGTGATATTCAAAAAGTATTATCCAACCTTTTGAAGGAGAATGTGTCCATCCGCAATTTGCCGATCATTTTTGAAACGCTTGCTGACTATGGGAAAATGACGTCGGACAGTGATATTTTAACGGAGTATGCACGCCAGGCGCTGGCGAAGCAAATTACTCAATCATTTGCAGGCGAGGGTCAGGTGCTGAAAGTGGTGACCTTATCCGGCAGAGTTGAAAAGCTGGTAGCAGAGGGTGTTCAGCAAACAGAGCACGGTAACTATCTATCTCTTGATCCTTCCGTTTCCCAATCCATTATCGAGTCGGTAGCCAAAGAGATTGAAATGCTTTCTTTGGAGGGGCATTCGCCTGTGCTGCTTTGCTCACCGGCCGTCAGAATGTATGTGAAGCAATTGCTGGAACGGTATTTTCCGGCCGTACCTGTACTTTCCTATAATGAACTCGAATCGAACGTTGAAGTCCAGAGCGTAGGAGTGGTGAACGTAGCATGA
- a CDS encoding response regulator, protein MAKRILIVDDAAFMRMMIKDILSKNGFDVVGEAADGAQAVEKYKEHQPDLVTMDITMPEMDGITALKEIKKLNPNAKVIMCSAMGQQAMVIDAIQAGAKDFIVKPFQADRVIEAIQKSLS, encoded by the coding sequence ATGGCAAAGAGAATTTTAATCGTAGACGATGCAGCATTTATGAGAATGATGATTAAGGATATTCTTTCTAAAAATGGTTTTGATGTAGTAGGAGAAGCAGCAGATGGTGCTCAGGCTGTTGAAAAATATAAAGAACATCAGCCTGATTTAGTAACGATGGATATCACAATGCCTGAAATGGACGGCATCACGGCCTTGAAAGAAATCAAGAAATTAAACCCGAACGCCAAAGTTATTATGTGTTCCGCAATGGGGCAGCAGGCTATGGTAATCGACGCCATTCAGGCTGGAGCGAAGGATTTTATCGTTAAACCCTTTCAAGCGGATCGCGTAATCGAAGCCATTCAAAAATCACTTAGCTAA
- a CDS encoding MinD/ParA family protein, with amino-acid sequence MNDQAERLRQMIAKAKGDTPKRAKTIGIASGKGGTGKSSFTVNFCLELSRLEQKVLLFDLDIGMGNVDILLGESPEHSILDFWKKNLSFNEIIEKSPSGFDYIPGGRAFNEFFELKGTHLDAFILELDELTKVYDFIFFDMGAGMTKESLQFLLAADEVFLIVTPEPTSLMDAYSAAKHILLSSPETRMSIMMNKTKTEKEGANAYGRISSVLSKFLSKEPKLLGILPDDPAVMQAVIKRNPITQSFPKAKYSRSIRQAAASFLAVNEGFIGNTSRPSLFMDRLKTLFSSTAGKGG; translated from the coding sequence ATGAACGATCAGGCTGAGAGACTCAGGCAAATGATAGCCAAAGCCAAAGGAGATACGCCGAAGCGTGCTAAAACAATTGGTATTGCAAGCGGAAAAGGCGGTACAGGCAAATCCAGCTTTACCGTGAATTTTTGCTTGGAGCTCTCTCGATTGGAGCAAAAGGTTTTACTGTTTGATTTAGATATTGGAATGGGAAATGTAGATATTCTTCTAGGTGAAAGTCCTGAGCATTCTATTTTGGATTTTTGGAAGAAAAACCTTTCTTTTAATGAAATTATTGAAAAAAGCCCCTCCGGCTTCGACTATATTCCCGGAGGAAGGGCATTTAATGAATTCTTTGAGCTAAAAGGCACTCATCTGGATGCTTTTATTCTTGAATTGGATGAGCTCACGAAAGTGTATGATTTTATATTCTTTGACATGGGGGCGGGAATGACAAAGGAGAGTCTGCAATTTCTGCTTGCGGCCGATGAAGTATTCTTAATCGTAACCCCTGAGCCAACATCTTTAATGGATGCTTATTCTGCTGCAAAGCACATTTTATTAAGCAGCCCTGAGACAAGAATGTCTATTATGATGAATAAAACGAAGACGGAAAAAGAGGGGGCAAATGCATACGGACGGATTTCGTCAGTCCTTAGTAAATTTCTTTCAAAGGAGCCAAAGCTTCTTGGAATTTTACCGGATGATCCTGCTGTCATGCAAGCGGTAATCAAACGAAATCCTATTACACAGTCCTTTCCTAAGGCCAAGTACTCGAGGTCCATTCGCCAGGCAGCGGCATCTTTTTTAGCAGTGAATGAGGGTTTCATTGGAAATACAAGCCGGCCAAGCTTATTCATGGATCGCTTAAAAACGCTTTTTAGCAGCACGGCAGGAAAAGGTGGATAA
- the fliR gene encoding flagellar biosynthetic protein FliR, with product MSFLSHYPFFLLLFVRMSAFMITLPLFSYRTIPAYHKAGFSFFLALIMYETLKPQELEINGFYFQLLMKEVFIGLMIGFIAYLIYSGIMIAGSFMDFQIGFAIANIIDPQTGTQSPLVAQLLNTLALLLMLSLNAHHMLLDGVFYSFQYIPPETVSFSLNSEAIPEFIIKSFSIMFLIAFQMSLPIVGSLFIIDIALGIVAKTVPQMNIFVVGLPVKMLSAFILLIIVMGALFFTMEGLFETMAETMRDLIRLLGGVGNAAS from the coding sequence ATGTCCTTTTTAAGCCATTATCCTTTTTTTCTATTACTATTTGTCAGGATGTCCGCTTTTATGATTACGCTTCCTCTCTTTTCATATCGGACAATCCCGGCATATCATAAAGCTGGTTTTTCATTTTTTCTGGCACTTATCATGTATGAAACGCTGAAGCCGCAGGAACTTGAAATTAACGGGTTTTATTTTCAGCTTCTTATGAAAGAAGTATTTATCGGGTTGATGATTGGCTTTATTGCTTATCTCATATATTCCGGCATCATGATTGCGGGCAGTTTTATGGATTTTCAAATCGGGTTTGCCATCGCCAATATTATCGATCCGCAAACAGGAACGCAGAGTCCTTTAGTCGCACAGCTGCTGAATACATTGGCTTTGCTGCTTATGCTTAGCTTAAATGCTCATCATATGCTTCTGGATGGAGTTTTCTACAGCTTTCAATACATTCCGCCGGAAACAGTTTCTTTTTCTTTAAACAGCGAAGCTATTCCTGAATTTATCATAAAATCATTTTCCATTATGTTTTTAATTGCTTTCCAGATGTCACTTCCGATTGTAGGGTCTTTGTTCATCATTGATATAGCTCTCGGGATTGTAGCAAAAACGGTTCCGCAGATGAATATATTTGTCGTTGGGCTTCCGGTAAAAATGCTGAGCGCATTTATTTTATTGATCATTGTTATGGGTGCCTTGTTTTTTACGATGGAAGGACTCTTTGAAACGATGGCAGAAACCATGAGGGATCTGATCAGGCTTTTAGGAGGAGTGGGAAATGCAGCTAGTTAA
- the fliQ gene encoding flagellar biosynthesis protein FliQ encodes MSSEMVISIAEKAVYTTLLICGPLLLVALVIGLAVSIFQATTQIQEQTLAFIPKIVAVMVGLIFFGPWMLTTLVSYAASIFGNLDRFVG; translated from the coding sequence ATGAGTTCAGAAATGGTCATCTCCATTGCTGAAAAAGCGGTTTATACAACCCTGCTGATTTGCGGTCCGCTGCTGCTTGTCGCATTGGTTATTGGTCTTGCGGTCAGTATTTTTCAGGCGACTACTCAAATTCAGGAACAGACCCTTGCATTCATTCCTAAAATAGTTGCGGTGATGGTCGGATTGATCTTTTTTGGACCATGGATGCTGACGACACTGGTATCTTATGCAGCCAGTATTTTTGGCAATCTGGATCGGTTTGTAGGCTAA
- a CDS encoding protein-glutamate methylesterase/protein-glutamine glutaminase has protein sequence MDNMKVLIVDDSAFMRKMISDFLHGFQGIEVIGTAKNGREALNLVEKLSPDVVTMDVEMPVMDGMAALKEIMDKFPRPVIMLSSTTQSGAESTIRALETGAVDFVAKPSGSISLDLHKIRDELREKVLQSKNAKIFMPLDPKKNQDIPQIFEKYSKISTVREKNPSFDSGIRHYDPVVCIGTSTGGPRALQRVLPALPSELNAPIFIVQHMPIGFTASLADRLNKMSRIQVKEAADGEKAEKGTAYIAPGGSHLTVIQKGTSLYVRVEETPIRNGHRPSVDVLFESLSKIEHYRNIAVIMTGMGSDGTKGLSILKDKGNTHSIAESEQTSVVFGMPKSAIGAELIDSIDHVDHIAEKIMHYIQS, from the coding sequence GTGGATAACATGAAGGTATTAATTGTTGACGATTCAGCATTTATGAGAAAAATGATTTCAGATTTTCTGCACGGTTTTCAGGGCATTGAAGTCATTGGAACGGCAAAAAACGGGAGGGAGGCTTTAAATCTGGTCGAGAAGCTTTCACCGGATGTCGTAACAATGGACGTAGAAATGCCTGTTATGGACGGTATGGCTGCATTAAAAGAAATCATGGATAAATTTCCAAGACCCGTGATTATGCTCTCATCCACGACGCAGTCAGGCGCGGAGTCGACAATCCGGGCATTAGAGACCGGTGCCGTAGATTTTGTTGCCAAGCCATCGGGTTCAATCTCACTGGATTTGCATAAAATCAGAGACGAGCTGAGGGAAAAAGTACTTCAATCCAAGAATGCAAAAATATTTATGCCGTTAGACCCTAAAAAAAATCAAGATATCCCCCAAATCTTTGAAAAATATAGTAAAATATCCACTGTAAGGGAAAAAAATCCTAGTTTTGACAGCGGGATTCGACATTACGACCCGGTTGTTTGCATCGGTACATCAACCGGAGGACCAAGAGCCCTTCAGAGGGTGCTGCCGGCGCTCCCATCAGAATTGAATGCACCCATCTTCATTGTGCAGCATATGCCTATAGGATTTACAGCTTCCCTTGCAGACCGGCTCAATAAAATGAGCAGGATTCAGGTGAAAGAAGCTGCAGATGGAGAAAAAGCTGAAAAGGGCACGGCTTATATAGCTCCCGGAGGGTCCCATCTGACAGTTATCCAAAAGGGGACAAGCTTGTATGTAAGAGTCGAGGAAACTCCGATCCGGAACGGCCACCGCCCATCTGTGGATGTACTTTTTGAGTCATTAAGCAAAATTGAGCATTATAGAAACATCGCCGTTATCATGACAGGAATGGGAAGCGATGGCACAAAGGGTCTATCTATATTAAAGGATAAAGGAAACACGCATTCCATTGCGGAATCGGAGCAGACTTCAGTTGTTTTCGGGATGCCAAAGAGCGCAATTGGTGCTGAATTGATAGATTCGATTGATCATGTAGACCATATAGCAGAAAAAATCATGCACTATATACAATCGTAA